One genomic region from Corvus moneduloides isolate bCorMon1 unplaced genomic scaffold, bCorMon1.pri scaffold_98_arrow_ctg1, whole genome shotgun sequence encodes:
- the LOC116439094 gene encoding IgGFc-binding protein-like isoform X2, whose amino-acid sequence MAQDGIWWLLLPFCALSSASYRGREFLAVFPQNDDESPSAYLQLLLTSYGPTDTQVSVMLRGGSVTRNVTLGPDLTVPLSLPADLELTGSRTSHKTLVVQASADISVVAVSTKSYTVGATALLPVESLGTRYYVVTPVGNYTYGLTEFVVAAGAATTAVSITTTATFHYAGATYVPGAVLCLFLQPYHSLQLQSSQDFTGTAVVADSPVAVLSGHTCVKVSAGFDFVVEQLLPITAWGRNYVVPPNPLQTDIDFVYVVTDEDNTITYNTGSRNATVVMAAGEVQRFVVNPNSHLYISAVVAVQVVFFFSGSSWQDPFLLVVPPVTAHCTAFRFSSVPGQYNHAILVAPTTAAANTTLNHRPDNTVAWQAIPGTDFSWAIITMHATTQSVENLQVPIGLLVFGFRSQTGYGFPGLCATTPTPLSCEDLVCEERCEMVDGQPECIQETFSTCWLAGGPHYRSFDGKAFDFMGTCAYTLTTICSPDPTLPAFSVEVKKEEKENSKVSSIGSITIHVDNITVTAVRSENGMVRVNNHRSRLPISLSHGKLRIHQKGKSMLIQSSFNLKVLYNWDDHVVVKLPAALSGKVCGMCGNNNGDPQDDALTPDGKQVWDIVELGRSWKVTSESGHCQDTCVGDCGRCRWQQVLVYKAETWCGMLSQHSGPFRSCHGTVSPNIYVKNCIYDLCASEGRLDALCHALQIYADDCQEEGISVSDWRTAAGCPLTCPPNSTYSTCGLACPPTCNVPAVSSSCATATTCTDTCVCHEGLVLEANTCVPPSESGCIFQGLFHGLGEEFWGDLTCTQRCVCDTEQRQAVCRDSGCGTEEECRVEKGIQDCYPKIFGVCTAVGATHYETFDGKRFIFQGTCVYLLVGLCEDTQNLVGFQVLVQNGHQSDNLMSSIAVVTVKVYNKTISISREHPGKIMIDEQLVNLPYHYSERKIVIYRDGQDAVVETNFGLVVTYDWYSHVTAMVPSGFANALCGLCGNYNGAASDDMMMRNNQVTSDPDAFGSSWKVTDVPGCGERSTVECSSTVALSRLQQEVSGMGCEIILEADGPFGACHGHVDAHQYFQSCMHDSCLFPDQEEGMCPIIARYATACQAAGVSIGRWRTDNFCYIPCPSNSSYELCSHTCQHTCGTDSTTCPRRCREGCVCQDGFMLSGDECVPMSHCGCSHHGVYYKEGETFYPTEQEMCQCLSGGTVECQNTSCPNGGPGKVIDGVFQCPSQVSSTCVATGDCTYITFDGMVFNITGTCSYVLTQTCTGDNLTSFIVTIQKEAWQKGKVSRIQALSVEVYGVILTLKQGKGADVMVDSISHHLPTILREGQVQVYPHGTGVLLRTDFGLVVHYDLVQHVMITVPQIYMGHLRGLCGNYNGQRSDDFQLSSGQLAPDATAFGSAWKTMDTPCNDTCPKDECPTCTEEKVAILQKPNYCGLLMAPEGPFGSCHRIIDPIPYSQSCIHDLCMTGGDMHVLCQSIQSYVTACQDAGVTVGGWRTPSFCPLTCPANSTYSLCTNTCANTCAGNATTCPQTCAEGCQCHQGSVFDGQGCVPEEHCGCFRDGEYYKPHEMLFWDRCQRRCTCVPGQGLTCHDHACTEDESCEIREGILGCINKNPCKSLRCRPKERCRPRGAQSQCIPALVATCWAWGDPHFRTFDGLDFDFQGTCTYTMAESHGNDPGLVPFRVEAKNDIRGGIQSVSYVSLVNVDVYGQRISFRRNEDGKVRVNGEVTLLPVLLADGKLRVRPSGLRVALETDFGLRVSYDWNWHLLIDLPSSYFRHVRGLCGNFNLKPLDDIPEAGDNITAIVTWAKSWKSADSEADDPICWDYCDGTCPVCDEEKKELYGGNHYCGILKKSFQGPFRACHNIVKPHDFYRNCLSDLCLSNGARSILCQVLETYAATCQKHGAMVHDWRTPSGCPLPCPENSHYESCGNACPATCSNRDSPATCDQPCVETCACNTGHVLSGGQCVPVSRCGCTRDGRYYRPGEEFWGDDTCRSRCRCDTELGMVVCEDSGCKPGEVCTVVKGVRQCTANSRSICVATGDPHYTTFDGRRFDFMGTCVYLLAGLCSTDPTLIPFAVTVENNHRGSHLVSFTKVVTVEVYNMSLSLSQEHPQKVKVNGVLLDLPFTHNHQIQVSLRGVHGFITTDAGVTVTFDWYSYARVIIPNTYAGAVCGLCGNANGDPHDDFVTRDGHHADNETHLGDSWKVSDVPGCSPGCSKGCQVCSDAQKRAYRGDKHCGLLGKKRGPFAACHDVIDPAPYLDDCLFDACLYEGHQDTVCQAIGAYVAACQSQGAAVRPWRTAAFCSPVCPPNQHYELCGSPCPPTCQGEAGPQDCSDASTCSEGCFCDPGFFRSGDHCVPLPQCGCVLEGRYYPQGVQFYPEPPCTQRCVCSENGGLECHPAPGCSRDEECTVRDGVLGCHPRTCRQCQVLGAGAYSTFDGHLGSFGGSCTLPLLELERGEPEEELEPITVALEQEDVEVQRVTVMAHGVTVVMHRGQQWEVMVDGERHLLPLWLRGGAVGVAQVGSHRLLQVQGGPKILYDGKAYVVLTLPPPSRRPRGLCGNFNGDPNDDGPDGGALGRPPPNCTHLVPAPSCSPAQARRCAVLADPEGPFAGCHGVVPPRTYLVTCEHQVCRVGGDPCPGFQGYAAACQAAGGALREWREATGCPLTCPPKSRYQLCARTCEHTCAGVSAPPPCSERCFEGCQCAEGLLFDGARCVLPGTCGCLHQGRYFQIAETVLTPDCSQSCTCRGPGGLQCRPFTCPFGHTCGLRDGTRACIARPGRCALSPATRFVTFDGVTGATLATGIYVVASVCDPQDPAWFRLLGDVRDIGDQPAVVALHLFTPHSFITVRRDRKVWLNGVPTPLPAELPGPLTITETRTTLRISRIPGFLVELGAAGVTVEVPREARATLCGLCGDYDGATSNDLRGPDGKVTSDAQALAKAWRAPDFTQ is encoded by the exons ATGGCACAGGATGGGATCTGGtggctcctccttcccttctgtg CACTCTCCAGTGCCAGCTACCGGGGCCGGGAGTTCCTGGCCGTGTTCCCACAGAATGACGACGAGTCCCCCAGCGCgtacctgcagctgctgctcacatcCTATGGCCCTACCGACACCCAGGTGTCAGTGATGCTCCGCGGTGGCTCCGTCACCCGCAACGTCACCCTGGGGCCGGACCTCACTgtgcccctgtccctccctgctgaCCTGGAACTCACTGGAAGCCGCACTTCCCATAAAACCTTGGTGGTCCAGGCCAGCGCTGATATCTCCGTGGTGGCCGTCAGCACCAAGAGCTACACCGTGGGTGCCACCGCCCTCCTGCCCGTGGAGAGCCTGGGCACCAGGTACTACGTGGTGACACCTGTTGGGAACTACACTTACGGCCTGACTGAGTTCGTGGTGGCCGCTGGCGCCGCCACCACCGCTGTCAGCATAACCACCACCGCCACTTTCCACTATGCTGGGGCCACCTACGTCCCCGGCGCTGTGCTCTGCCTGTTCCTGCAGCCCTACCACAGCttgcagctccagagcagccaggacTTCACTGGCACAGCCGTGGTGGCCGACAGCCCTGTGGCTGTCCTCAGTGGCCACACCTGTGTCAAGGTGTCTGCTGGCTTTGACTTTGTGGtggagcagctcctcccgaTAACAGCGTGGGGGAGGAACTACGTGGTGCCACCCAACCCACTGCAGACAGACATTGACTTTGTGTACGTGGTGACGGATGAGGACAACACCATCACCTACAACACCGGGAGCAGGAATGCCACTGTGGTCATGGCGGCAGGGGAGGTGCAGAGGTTCGTGGTGAACCCTAACTCACACCTGTACATCAGTGCGGTGGTGGCAGTACAGGTagtgtttttcttcagtggGTCGTCTTGGCAAGATCCCTTCCTCCTTGTTGTCCCACCTGTCACCGCCCACTGCACTGCATTCCGCTTCAGCAGCGTGCCCGGCCAGTATAACCATGCCATCCTTGTTGCacccaccactgctgctgccaacaCCACCCTCAACCATCGGCCCGACAACACCGTGGCATGGCAGGCCATTCCTGGCACAGATTTCTCCTGGGCCATCATCACCATGCACGCAACAACACAGAGTGTTGAGAACTTGCAGGTGCCCATCGGGCTCCTGGTGTTTGGGTTCCGGAGTCAAACTGGATATGGCTTCCCTGGGCTCTGTGCCACCA CCCCCACACCTCTCTCCTGTGAGGATTTGGTATGTGAGGAGAGGTGTGAGATGGTGGATGGACAACCAGAGTGCATCCAGGAGACCTTCTCTACCTGTTGGCTTGCTGGTGGGCCACACTACCGCAGTTTTGATGGAAAAGCCTTTGATTTCATGGGAACATGTGCCTACACCTTGACCACCATCTGCAGTCCCGATCCCAcccttcctgccttctctgTTGAGgtcaaaaaggaggaaaaggagaactCCAAAGTTTCTTCCATTGGCTCCATCACCATTCATGTTGACAATATCACTGTCACTGCAGTCCGGTCAGAGAATGGGATGGTGAGG GTGAACAACCACCGCTCGCGCCTCCCCATCTCCCTCTCCCATGGGAAGCTCCGCATCCATCAGAAGGGTAAATCCATGCTGATCCAATCAAGTTTCAACCTGAAGGTCCTCTACAACTGGGATGATCATGTGGTGGTCAAACTTCCGGCTGCTCTTTCTGGAAAAGTCTGTGGGATGTGTGGGAACAACAATGGAGACCCCCAAGATGATGCTCTCACTCCTGATGGGAAACAGGTGTGGGATATTGTGGAGCTGGGGCGGAGCTGGAAGGTGACCAGTGAGAGTGGCCACTGCCAGGACACCTGCGTTGGGGACTGTGGGCGGTGCAGATGGCAGCAGGTGCTGGTATACAAGGCAGAGACCTGGTGTGGGATGCTGTCCCAACACTCTGGGCCATTCCGGTCATGTCATGGCACTGTCAGTCCCAATATCTATGTGAAGAACTGTATCTACGACCTGTGTGCCAGTGAGGGGCGTCTCGATGCACTGTGCCACGCCCTCCAGATCTATGCTGACGACTGCCAGGAGGAGGGGATCAGCGTTTCCGACTGGAGGACAGCAGCGGGATGTC CTCTCACTTGCCCACCCAACAGCACCTACAGCACCTGTGGCCTCGCCTGCCCCCCCACCTGCAACGTTCCCGCTGTGTCGTCCAGCTGTGCCACCGCCACCACCTGCACGGACACCTGTGTGTGCCACGAGGGCCTTGTCCTTGAAGCCAACACCTGCGTCCCCCCCTCTGAAAGTGGCTGCATCTTTCAGGGTCTCTTCCATGGCCTTGGTGAGGAattttggggtgacctcaccTGCACCCAGCGCTGCGTGTGTGACACGGAGCAGCGGCAGGCGGTGTGCCGGGATTCTGGTTGCGGCACCGAGGAGGAATGCCGGGTGGAGAAGGGAATCCAGGATTGTTATCCCAAAATTTTTGGGGTCTGCACCGCTGTTGGAGCCACCCACTACGAGACCTTTGATGGCAAGAGGTTCATCTTCCAGGGAACATGTGTCTACCTGTTGGTTGGATTGTGTGAGGACACCCAAAATTTGGTAGGATTCCAGGTGTTGGTGCAGAATGGCCACCAGAGTGACAACCTCATGTCATCCATCGCCGTGGTGACAGTCAAAGTCTACAACAAAACCATCAGCATCAGCAGGGAACACCCTGGAAAAATCATG ATTGATGAGCAGTTGGTCAACCTCCCGTATCACTACAGTGAAAGGAAGATTGTTATCTATCGTGATGGGCAGGATGCGGTGGTAGAGACCAATTTTGGCCTCGTTGTCACCTACGACTGGTACAGCCACGTCACCGCCATGGTGCCCAGTGGCTTTGCCAATGCCCTGTGTGGGCTCTGCGGGAACTACAACGGTGCTGCCAGCGACGACATGATGATGAGGAACAACCAGGTGACATCAGACCCAGATGCCTTcgggagcagctggaaggtCACAGACGTCCCAGGATGTGGTGAGAGGTCAACAGTGGAATGTTCCAGCACTGTCGCACTTTCCCGGCTGCAGCAGGAAGTATCTGGGATGGGGtgtgaaattattttggaagcAGATGGACCCTTTGGAGCATGTCATGGTCATGTTGATGCCCACCAGTACTTCCAGAGCTGCATGCATGactcctgcctcttccctgaTCAGGAAGAAGGGATGTGTCCAATCATTGCCCGCTACGCCACCGCATGCCAGGCTGCTGGTGTGTCCATCGGAAGGTGGAGGACGGATAATTTCTGCT ATATTCCCTGTCCTTCCAACAGCTCCTACGAGCTCTGCTCCCACACCTGCCAGCACACCTGCGGTACTGACTCCACCACATGCCCACGGCGGTGCCGCGAGGGCTGCGTGTGTCAGGACGGCTTCATGCTCAGTGGCGATGAGTGCGTCCCCATGTCCcactgtggctgcagccaccacgGAGTCTACTACAAAGAGGGGGAGACATTCTACCCCACAgagcaggagatgtgccagTGCCTCTCCGGTGGCACTGTGGAGTGCCAAAATACTTCCTGTCCTAATGGTGGCCCTGGGAAGGTCATTGATGGTGTCTTCCAGTGTCCCTCTCAGGTGTCTAGCACCTGCGTAGCCACAGGTGACTGCACCTATATCACCTTTGATGGGATGGTCTTCAACATCACTGGTACCTGCTCCTATGTCCTCACCCAGACCTGCACAGGTGACAACTTGACATCATTTATTGTCACAATTCAGAAGGAGGCATGGCAGAAGGGGAAGGTCTCCAGGATCCAAGCGTTGTCTGTGGAAGTCTATGGGGTCATCTTGACCTTGAAACAAGGAAAAGGGGCAGATGTCATG GTGGATTCCATCTCCCACCACCTCCCCACCATCCTGAGGGAGGGACAGGTCCAGGTCTACCCACATGGGACAGGTGTCCTGCTCCGCACTGACTTTGGCCTCGTTGTCCACTATGACCTCGTCCAGCACGTGATGATCACGGTGCCCCAGATCTACATGGGGCACTTGCGTGGCCTCTGTGGCAACTACAATGGCCAGCGCAGTGATGATTTCCAGCTCTCCAGTGGCCAGCTGGCTCCAGATGCGACAGCCTTTGGATCCGCATGGAAAACAATGGACACACCTTGCAATGACACCTGTCCCAAGGATGAGTGTCCCACctgcacagaggaaaaagtgGCAATCCTCCAAAAACCCAACTACTGTGGCCTCCTCATGGCCCCCGAAGGTCCCTTTGGCTCTTGCCATCGCATCATTGACCCAATCCCGTATTCCCAATCCTGCATCCATGACCTCTGTATGACTGGAGGGGACATGCATGTCCTGTGCCAGAGTATCCAGAGCTATGTCACCGCATGCCAAGATGCTGGAGTCACTGTGGGGGGTTGGAGGACGCCATCCTTCTGCC CCCTCACCTGCCCGGCCAACAGCACCTACTCCCTTTGCACCAACACCTGCGCCAACACCTGTGCCGGAAATGCCACCACCTGTCCCCAGACCTGTGCAGAGGGCTGCCAGTGCCACCAGGGCTCCGTCTTTGATGGACAGGGATGCGTTCCCGAGGAGCACTGTGGATgcttcagggatggggaataCTATAAG ccccatgaGATGCTTTTCTGGGATCGCTGCCAGCGCCGCTGCACCTGTGTCCCTGGTCAGGGCCTTACCTGCCATGACCATGCTTGCACTGAGGACGAATCCTGCGAAATCCGGGAAGGCATCTTGGGATGCATCaataaaa acccctgcaaGTCCCTGCGCTGCCGCCCCAAGGAGCGCTGTCGGCCCCGCGGTGCCCAATCCCAGTGCATCCCGGCTCTGGTCGCCACGTGCTGGGCTTGGGGTGACCCACACTTCCGCACCTTCGATGGCCTTGACTTCGACTTCCAAGGAACCTGCACCTACACCATGGCTGAATCCCATGGGAATGACCCTGGGCTGGTGCCCTTCAGGGTCGAGGCCAAGAATGACATCCGTGGTGGAATCCAATCTGTGTCCTATGTTTCCTTGGTCAATGTTGATGTCTATGGACAACGCATCTCCTTCCGCCGGAATGAAGATGGAAAAGTCCGG GTGAACGGGGAGGTGACGCTGCTCCCGGTGCTCCTGGCAGACGGGAAGCTGAGGGTCCGTCCCAGTGGGCTTCGTGTTGCTCTGGAGACAGATTTTGGTCTCCGGGTCTCCTATGACTGGAACTGGCACCTCCTGATCGACCTCCCCAGCAGCTACTTCCGCCATGTCCGTGGCCTCTGTGGGAATTTCAATCTCAAGCCCCTCGACGACATCCCCGAGGCTGGTGACAACATCACCGCCATTGTGACATGGGccaaaagctggaaaagtgcTGACTCTGAGGCTGACGACCCGATTTGTTGGGATTATTGCGATGGAACATGCCCAGTGTGTGATGAGGAGAAGAAGGAACTTTATGGTGGGAACCACTATTGTGGGatcttaaaaaaatccttccaggGGCCCTTCAGAGCATGTCACAACATAGTGAAGCCTCACGACTTTTATCGTAACTGCCTGTCTGACCTGTGCCTGAGCAATGGGGCGAGGTCAATCCTCTGCCAGGTGCTGGAGACGTACGCGGCAACATGTCAGAAGCATGGGGCCATGGTCCATGACTGGAGGACACCATCGGGATGCC CCTTACCTTGCCCTGAAAACAGCCACTATGAGTCCTGTGGCAACGCCTGTCCGGCCACCTGCTCCAACCGAGACAGTCCAGCCACCTGTGACCAGCCCTGCGTGGAGACCTGTGCCTGTAACACTGGCCACGTGCTCAGCGGCGGGCAGTGCGTGCCGGTGTCCCGCTGTGGCTGCACCCGCGACGGCCGCTACTACCGCCCTGGCGAGGAGTTCTGGGGTGATGACACCTGTCGCTCCAGGTGCAGGtgtgacacagagctgggaatggtgGTGTGCGAGGACTCGGGGTGTAAGCCGGGTGAGGTGTGCACGGTGGTGAAGGGAGTGCGGCAGTGCACAGCCAACAGCCGGTCTATCTGCGTGGCCACCGGTGACCCCCACTACACCACCTTCGATGGGCGCCGCTTTGACTTCATGGGTACCTGTGTCTACCTGttggctgggctctgctccactgACCCCACCCTCATCCcctttgctgtcactgtggAGAACAATCACCGTGGCAGCCACCTGGTCTCCTTCACCAAGGTGGTCACCGTGGAGGTGTACAACATGTCCCTCAGCCTCAGCCAGGAACATCCCCAGAAGGTCAAG GTCAATGGTGTCCTGTTGGACCTTCCCTTCACCCACAACCACCAGATCCAGGTGTCCCTCCGTGGTGTCCACGGCTTCATCACCACTGACGCGGGTGTCACTGTCACTTTTGACTGGTACAGCTATGCCCGTGTCATCATCCCCAACACCTATGCTGGCGCTGTCTGCGGCCTCTGTGGCAACGCCAATGGGGACCCCCACGACGACTTTGTCACCCGTGATGGCCACCATGCTGACAATGAGACCCACCTGGGCGATAGCTGGAAGGTCAGCGATGTCCCTGGGTGCTCACCTGGGTGCAGCAAGGGCTGCCAGGTGTGCAGCGACGCCCAAAAACGTGCCTACCGTGGGGACAAGCACTGTGGGCTGCTGGGGAAGAAACGGGGGCCCTTTGCCGCCTGCCACGACGTCATCGACCCCGCCCCTTATTTGGATGACTGTCTCTTTGACGCCTGCCTGTACGAGGGGCACCAGGACACCGTGTGCCAGGCCATTGGTGCCTATGTTGCTGCTTGCCAGAGCCAGGGCGCTGCTGTGCGGCCATGGCGCACGGCCGCCTTCTGCA GCCCCGTGTGCCCCCCAAACCAGCACTATGAGCTCTGtggctccccctgcccccccaccTGCCAAGGTGAAGCTGGACCCCAGGACTGCTCTGATGCCTCCACATGCTCCGAAGGTTGTTTCTGCGATCCCGGATTTTTCCGGAGTGGGGATCACTGCGTGCCCCTCCCCCAgtgtggctgtgttttggaggGCCGCTACTACCCTCAGGGAGTGCAGTTTTACCCCGAGCCCCCCTGCACCCAGCGCTGCGTCTGCTCTGAAAATGGGGGGCTGGAGTGTCACCCcgctccaggctgctccagggacGAGGAATGCACAGTGCGGGATGGGGTGCTGGGGTGTCACCCCCGCACCTGCAGACAGTGCCAGGTTTTGGGGGCAGGGGCTTACAGCACCTTCGATGGGCACctggggagttttgggggaTCCTGCACCCTCCCGCTGCTGGAGTTGGAGAGGGGTGAGcctgaggaggagctggagcccaTCACGGTGGCCTTGGAGCAGGAGGATGTGGAGGTGCAGCGGGTGACGGTGATGGCGCACGGGGTGACTGTGGTGATGCacaggggacagcagtgggaGGTGATG GTGGATGGCGAGCGCCACTTGCTGCCGCTGTGGCTGCGGGGGGGCGCGGTGGGGGTGGCGCAGGTGGGGTCCCACCGGCTGCTCCAGGTCCAGGGGGGCCCCAAAATCCTCTACGACGGCAAGGCGTATGTGGTGCTGACGCTGCCCCCCCCgtcccgccgcccccggggccTCTGCGGCAACTTCAACGGGGACCCCAACGACGACGGCCCCGAtgggggggctctgggcaggCCCCCCCCGAACTGCACCCACCTGGTGCCcgcccccagctgctccccggCCCAGGCGCGGCGCTGCGCGGTGCTGGCGGACCCCGAAGGACCCTTTGCGGGGTGTCACGGGGTGGTTCCGCCCCGCACGTACCTGGTGACCTGCGAGCACCAGGTGTGCAGGGTGGGGGGCGACCCCTGCCCCGGCTTTCAGGGCTATGCAGCCGCGTGCCAGGCAGCCGGAGGTGCGCTCCGGGAGTGGCGGGAGGCCACGGGTTGCC ccctcacCTGTCCCCCCAAGAGCCGCTACCAGCTGTGTGCCCGCACCTGTGAGCACACCTGCGCAGGTGTGTCGGCCCCGCCCCCCTGCAGCGAGCGCTGCTTTGAGGGGTGTCAGTGCGCCGAGGGGCTGCTGTTCGACGGGGCCCGCTGCGTCCTCCCGGGGACCTGCGGCTGCCTCCACCAGGGGCGCTACTTCCAG ATTGCCGAGACCGTCCTGACTCCTGACTGCTCCCAGTCCTGCACCTGCCGGGGGCCCGGGGGCCTCCAGTGCCGCCCCTTCACTTGTCCCTTTGGCCACACCTGCGGCCTCCGTGACGGCACCCGCGCCTGCATCGCACGCCCGGGGCGCTGCgccctgtcccctgccaccCGCTTCGTCACCTTTGACGGCGTCACCGGGGCCACCCTGGCCACCGGCATCTACGTGGTGGCCAGCGTGTGCGACCCCCAGGACCCTGCATGGTTCCGGCTGCTGGGGGACGTCAGGGACATTGGGGACCAGCCAGCAGTGGTGGCACTTCACCTCTTCACCCCCCACAGCTTCATCACTGTGCGGAGGGACAGGAAGGTCTGG CTCAACGGGgtccccacccccctccccgcGGAGCTCCCGGGACCGCTGACCATCACAGAGACACGCACGACCCTCCGGATCAGCCGAATCCCGGGATTTCTGGTGGAACTGGGCGCCGCGGGGGTGACGGtggaggtgcccagggaagcGCGGGCGACGCTCTGTGGCCTCTGCGGCGACTACGACGGTGCCACCAGCAACGACCTGCGAGGGCCCGACGGGAAGGTGACGAGCGACGCGCAGGCACTGGCCAAGGCCTGGCGGGCGCCCGACTTCACCCAG TGA